A genomic region of Paenibacillus sp. PL2-23 contains the following coding sequences:
- a CDS encoding S41 family peptidase — translation MYFKGRTVLAFVMLSMFASVLVTLTMADQWLKPDEERTSTAVAAAASDNAGMYRLNQQELDKLNAVIELIETKYYEDVDREELVDGAVSGMMEALDDPYSVYMEKDVAQHFSESIEGSFTGIGAEVTTENGKIIVVAPIKGSPAERSGLLAKDVLVSVNGEPLDGLSLQDAVSKIRGPKGTKAKLIVQRTGFSEPIHISLIREDIDVETVYGSLRPDGVGVIEIRQFSLNTAKRFKEELEKLESQGMKGLVLDVRNNPGGVLPVVVEISQLMMKEGATVVQVEDRDGNREKTLAKGGEQKNYPIAVLTNKGSASASEILAGALQEAAGATVIGEQSFGKGTVQVSYNKALGDGSLVKMTIAKWLTPDGNWIHEKGITPDQLVTPPDLYTVARINVKETLKPDSLSEQVRSAQIMLHGLGYEPKREDGYFGEETTTAVQHFQRENGLSVTGEIDTKTAEALEKSVIKWIQNKDNDAQLLEAVKAVGRK, via the coding sequence GTGTATTTCAAAGGACGTACTGTACTGGCTTTCGTGATGCTGTCGATGTTCGCCTCCGTACTGGTTACATTGACGATGGCCGATCAATGGCTGAAGCCAGACGAGGAGCGGACGAGCACGGCCGTTGCGGCTGCCGCTTCGGACAACGCCGGCATGTACCGGCTGAATCAGCAGGAGCTGGACAAGCTGAACGCGGTCATCGAGTTGATTGAAACGAAGTACTACGAGGATGTAGATCGCGAGGAGCTGGTTGACGGCGCCGTGAGCGGCATGATGGAGGCGCTCGACGACCCGTATTCCGTCTATATGGAGAAGGACGTGGCGCAGCATTTCTCAGAGTCGATCGAGGGCTCGTTCACGGGAATCGGCGCGGAGGTGACAACGGAGAATGGCAAAATCATCGTTGTAGCTCCCATCAAGGGCTCGCCTGCAGAGCGCTCGGGCCTGCTGGCCAAGGACGTGCTGGTCTCGGTCAACGGTGAGCCGCTGGATGGGCTGAGCCTGCAGGATGCCGTGTCGAAGATTCGCGGTCCCAAAGGCACCAAGGCCAAGCTGATTGTACAACGGACCGGCTTCTCTGAGCCGATCCATATCTCGCTTATCCGCGAGGATATTGATGTGGAGACCGTGTATGGCTCGCTTCGGCCCGATGGCGTCGGCGTCATCGAGATTCGCCAATTTTCCCTGAATACGGCGAAGCGCTTCAAGGAGGAGCTGGAGAAGCTGGAGAGCCAGGGCATGAAGGGGCTTGTGCTGGATGTCCGGAATAACCCTGGCGGTGTGCTGCCAGTCGTGGTAGAGATCTCCCAGCTGATGATGAAGGAAGGCGCGACCGTCGTCCAGGTGGAGGATCGGGACGGCAATCGCGAGAAGACGCTCGCCAAGGGCGGCGAGCAGAAGAATTACCCTATTGCGGTGCTGACGAACAAGGGCAGCGCAAGCGCTTCGGAGATATTGGCGGGGGCGCTGCAGGAGGCGGCCGGCGCGACTGTCATCGGTGAGCAGTCCTTCGGCAAAGGTACCGTTCAGGTCAGCTATAACAAGGCGCTGGGCGACGGCAGCCTGGTGAAAATGACGATTGCCAAGTGGCTGACGCCAGATGGCAACTGGATTCATGAGAAGGGCATTACGCCGGACCAGCTTGTCACGCCGCCGGATTTGTATACGGTGGCTCGCATCAATGTGAAGGAGACGCTGAAGCCCGACAGCCTGAGCGAGCAAGTGCGCAGCGCCCAGATCATGCTGCATGGACTCGGCTATGAGCCGAAGCGCGAGGACGGTTATTTTGGCGAAGAGACAACGACGGCCGTACAGCACTTCCAGCGCGAGAATGGCTTGTCTGTCACTGGCGAGATCGACACGAAGACGGCGGAAGCGCTGGAGAAATCGGTTATCAAGTGGATTCAGAATAAGGACAACGATGCTCAGCTGCTGGAAGCGGTGAAGGCGGTAGGCAGGAAATAA
- a CDS encoding PDZ domain-containing protein, which translates to MDIVQAIGQQLGYAALQLLMQPFYYISVLFIILQYSRQIRMERQLFAVKLHDWLPLTLRAVLTGLLVGTAVSLAGVFLGAMVTPSAVLWLWGVAMLLMLIRIRYLCFAYSAGILSLLQWMLGWTLLDERSDWMGSAAASLLEIDAAGLLLLVALLHIAEALLVRWQGDRLSMPLFVEGKRGKLIGGYMLQGFWPVPLFLLVPAVGGASSGTTLPWTPLFGADWSQGWTFVALPMMIGFTEMTRTSLPKRKAKHAANSLLAYSVLLAGCALAAWLVPMLLPLAALVAIVLHEAIAWRSRLAEQSAKPLYVHDSRGLRILGIVPRTPAAAMGLLPGEVLHKVNGVRVSTKEELYDALALNSAFCRLEVFNNEGELKFAGRARYAGEHHQLGVILAPDEQANYYAADGAATLLELLRNRRARNRRDVSTASGTNEEETAKV; encoded by the coding sequence TTGGATATCGTTCAGGCGATCGGGCAGCAGCTGGGGTATGCTGCTCTGCAGCTGCTCATGCAGCCATTTTATTATATTTCGGTCTTGTTTATTATCCTGCAATACAGCAGGCAGATCCGAATGGAGAGACAGCTCTTCGCGGTCAAGCTGCATGACTGGCTTCCCTTAACGCTGAGAGCGGTGCTGACGGGTCTGCTGGTTGGTACGGCTGTTTCGCTTGCGGGCGTGTTTCTTGGCGCGATGGTTACGCCTTCTGCCGTTCTGTGGCTATGGGGCGTCGCCATGCTCCTGATGCTCATTCGTATCCGATACTTATGCTTTGCGTACAGCGCTGGCATCTTGTCGCTCCTGCAGTGGATGCTCGGCTGGACGCTGCTTGACGAACGATCGGATTGGATGGGCTCAGCCGCGGCGTCTCTACTGGAGATAGATGCGGCAGGCTTGCTGCTGCTTGTGGCGCTGCTCCACATTGCGGAGGCTCTGCTGGTGAGATGGCAGGGCGACAGGCTGTCGATGCCGCTCTTCGTGGAGGGCAAGCGCGGCAAGCTGATCGGTGGCTATATGCTGCAAGGCTTCTGGCCCGTACCTCTGTTCCTGCTCGTTCCGGCGGTGGGAGGCGCTTCCTCCGGCACGACGCTGCCTTGGACGCCCCTGTTCGGGGCGGACTGGTCGCAGGGCTGGACCTTCGTGGCGCTGCCGATGATGATCGGTTTTACAGAGATGACCCGAACCAGCCTGCCGAAGCGGAAGGCGAAGCATGCGGCGAACAGCTTGCTGGCGTACAGTGTCCTGCTGGCCGGCTGCGCGCTGGCGGCTTGGCTGGTGCCGATGCTGCTGCCGCTGGCGGCGCTGGTCGCCATCGTGCTGCATGAAGCGATCGCATGGCGCAGCCGGCTGGCCGAGCAGAGCGCCAAGCCGCTGTACGTACACGACTCGCGCGGCTTGCGCATTCTGGGCATCGTGCCGCGGACGCCGGCTGCGGCGATGGGCTTGCTGCCCGGCGAGGTGCTGCACAAGGTGAACGGCGTTCGGGTGTCGACCAAGGAGGAGCTGTATGACGCGCTGGCGCTGAATTCCGCATTCTGCCGCCTGGAGGTATTCAACAATGAAGGCGAGCTTAAGTTCGCCGGAAGGGCGCGTTACGCGGGCGAGCATCATCAGCTTGGCGTTATTCTGGCTCCGGACGAGCAGGCGAATTATTATGCCGCGGATGGTGCTGCGACATTGCTGGAGCTGCTGCGCAACCGCCGCGCCCGTAATCGGAGAGACGTCTCCACAGCATCAGGGACGAATGAGGAAGAGACTGCCAAGGTATAG
- a CDS encoding ABC transporter substrate-binding protein, which yields MRQKKSFLIALAIMLAAMLVLQACSSGSNSTNSKTNNTATNAPSASPSADNTGEKPAASDLKPYQVSIVYFGTPQADDGLVEEKLNEFFKEKINATVKLQPIAPSDYQNRTELMMNTGEKMDLVFTTSWLNYFGNVTKGAFLELDELLDKHGQGIKESLHPLYLEAPRMKGKLYAVPTNKEITQGQSFTYRKDIVDKYDIPIESINKWADLEPWFEKMSKEEPGLMNLYIAGASGNAGGGIHMMFETNSNYRPIGPTPGKTQMFFVDYTASEMKVKSLLDPELVDINKKEFELFRGYYEKGYINSDAATSKTDAGDLRRQGKMWMQSGVWKPGSDIETKIADNNQFDYVSHVVTEPIVTTDLATGSMFSISRTSEDPERAMMVLNYLHTDPYVINLIVHGIEGKHYKKVGENRIEPIADSGYGSTALFWVIGSQMLNYLKPGQPDDLYTNWKKFNDEAVRFPLMGFVFDDTNVKSEISELIAVITEYKILSTGAVENPSKVIDERNAKLKAAGIEKVQAEIQAQIDAWWADNR from the coding sequence ATGAGACAAAAGAAGTCCTTTCTGATTGCGCTTGCAATCATGCTGGCGGCCATGCTTGTATTGCAAGCGTGTTCATCCGGCAGCAACTCGACTAACAGCAAGACGAACAACACCGCGACGAACGCGCCAAGCGCATCGCCATCCGCGGACAATACCGGTGAAAAGCCAGCCGCCTCCGACCTGAAGCCTTACCAAGTGTCGATCGTGTACTTCGGCACGCCGCAAGCAGACGATGGCCTCGTCGAAGAGAAGCTCAATGAGTTTTTCAAGGAAAAGATCAACGCAACCGTTAAACTTCAACCAATCGCGCCGAGCGATTACCAAAACCGGACCGAGCTGATGATGAATACCGGCGAGAAGATGGACCTTGTGTTCACGACGTCGTGGCTCAACTACTTCGGCAACGTGACAAAAGGCGCGTTCCTGGAGCTCGACGAGCTGCTCGACAAGCATGGGCAAGGCATCAAGGAATCGCTGCATCCGCTCTACCTGGAAGCGCCTCGCATGAAAGGAAAGCTGTATGCGGTTCCGACGAACAAAGAAATTACGCAAGGGCAATCATTCACATACCGTAAGGACATTGTTGACAAGTATGACATTCCGATCGAGTCAATCAACAAATGGGCAGATCTGGAGCCATGGTTCGAGAAGATGAGCAAAGAAGAGCCGGGCCTCATGAATCTGTACATTGCCGGAGCATCAGGCAACGCGGGCGGCGGCATTCATATGATGTTCGAGACCAACTCGAATTACCGTCCAATCGGCCCGACTCCGGGCAAGACGCAAATGTTCTTTGTCGATTACACGGCGTCGGAGATGAAAGTGAAGTCGCTTCTGGATCCGGAGCTTGTCGATATTAACAAAAAAGAATTCGAGCTGTTCCGGGGCTATTACGAAAAAGGGTATATCAACTCCGACGCAGCCACCAGCAAGACAGATGCCGGCGATCTGAGACGCCAAGGCAAGATGTGGATGCAGTCCGGCGTATGGAAGCCGGGCTCCGACATCGAGACCAAGATTGCCGATAACAACCAATTCGATTATGTTTCGCATGTCGTAACCGAGCCGATTGTTACTACGGACCTCGCTACTGGCTCCATGTTCTCCATCTCGAGAACGTCGGAGGATCCAGAGCGTGCGATGATGGTGCTGAACTATCTGCATACCGATCCGTATGTCATTAACCTGATCGTGCACGGCATTGAAGGCAAGCATTACAAAAAAGTCGGCGAGAACCGGATTGAACCGATCGCGGATTCCGGCTACGGCTCGACGGCGCTGTTCTGGGTTATCGGCAGCCAGATGCTGAACTACTTGAAGCCGGGTCAGCCGGATGATCTGTATACCAACTGGAAGAAATTTAACGATGAGGCGGTACGTTTCCCTCTGATGGGCTTCGTCTTTGACGATACCAACGTGAAGAGCGAGATCTCCGAGCTGATTGCCGTCATAACGGAATACAAGATACTTTCGACGGGAGCAGTGGAGAATCCGTCCAAAGTGATCGACGAGCGTAACGCGAAGCTGAAAGCTGCGGGCATTGAGAAGGTGCAAGCCGAGATCCAGGCGCAGATCGACGCTTGGTGGGCGGATAACAGATAG
- the ftsE gene encoding cell division ATP-binding protein FtsE, with product MIEMHDIWKTYADGTHALRGVSVRIDRNEFVYVVGPSGAGKSTFMKLIYREEVPTKGQISVNGFNIGKLKPRKIPYVRRNIGVIFQDFRLLPKMTVYENVAFAMEVIEAPRRIIKKRTMEVLDLVGLKHKHAALPSQLSGGEQQRVSIARAIVNNPTVIVADEPTGNLDPETSMGIMNLLEEINFRGSTIIMATHNRDIVNNMRKRVIAIENGNIVRDEARGEYGYEV from the coding sequence GTGATCGAAATGCACGACATATGGAAAACTTACGCCGATGGCACGCACGCGCTTCGCGGCGTTTCGGTACGTATAGATCGGAATGAGTTTGTTTATGTCGTTGGACCCTCGGGTGCCGGCAAATCTACATTTATGAAGCTGATTTACCGGGAGGAAGTGCCTACCAAAGGCCAAATCTCGGTCAACGGATTTAATATAGGCAAGCTGAAGCCGCGCAAAATTCCATACGTCAGACGCAATATCGGAGTTATTTTCCAGGATTTCCGGTTACTTCCTAAGATGACAGTGTACGAAAATGTCGCTTTTGCGATGGAGGTCATCGAGGCTCCACGCCGCATTATCAAGAAGAGGACGATGGAGGTGCTCGACCTCGTCGGATTGAAGCACAAGCACGCGGCGTTGCCGTCCCAGCTGTCGGGCGGAGAGCAGCAGCGCGTGTCGATTGCCCGGGCAATAGTGAACAATCCCACGGTTATTGTCGCGGACGAGCCTACCGGCAATCTCGATCCTGAAACGTCGATGGGCATTATGAATCTGCTGGAGGAGATCAACTTCCGGGGGTCGACCATTATAATGGCGACGCATAACCGCGATATTGTGAACAACATGCGCAAGCGCGTCATCGCGATCGAGAATGGCAACATCGTTCGGGACGAGGCGAGAGGGGAGTACGGCTATGAAGTTTAG
- a CDS encoding carbohydrate ABC transporter permease, translated as MSKSTSRRENRISPVANTLLNGVFILLSFLCVVPVVLVMIVSVTHIDSLVNNGYQFIPQKLSWVAYESLFKDYETIVRAYGISIGITVIGTAISVMLMAMYAYPISRQDYPFRMFFTFVLFFTMLFNGGIVSKYIIFTQVFDLLDTYAALLLPLLIVPFNVIIMRTFFQSTIHPALIESARIDGASEFRIFFRIVLPLSLPVMATMALLGTIMFWNDWFNSLLFIRSEDKYPIQYLMLRVLNDVQYLRSNVQLAAQNPELMKNLPDESLQMALAVVCMGPLLMIYPFFQKYFVKGLTVGAVKG; from the coding sequence ATGAGCAAGTCAACAAGCCGGCGGGAGAACAGGATTTCTCCCGTCGCCAATACGCTGCTGAACGGCGTATTCATTCTCCTATCCTTCCTATGTGTCGTGCCCGTCGTTCTCGTTATGATCGTATCCGTTACCCACATCGATTCCTTAGTGAACAATGGCTATCAGTTCATCCCGCAGAAGCTGTCCTGGGTCGCATACGAGAGCTTGTTCAAGGATTATGAGACGATTGTTAGAGCTTATGGGATCAGCATTGGCATTACGGTTATCGGGACGGCGATCAGCGTCATGCTCATGGCGATGTACGCCTATCCCATTTCGCGCCAGGACTATCCTTTCCGCATGTTCTTCACGTTTGTCCTGTTCTTCACGATGCTGTTCAACGGGGGCATAGTCAGCAAATATATCATCTTTACGCAGGTGTTCGATCTGCTGGACACGTATGCTGCGCTGCTGCTGCCGCTGCTCATCGTTCCGTTCAACGTGATCATTATGCGTACGTTCTTCCAGTCGACGATTCATCCCGCGCTGATCGAATCGGCGCGAATCGACGGCGCAAGCGAATTCCGCATTTTCTTCCGGATCGTGCTGCCGTTATCTCTGCCCGTCATGGCGACGATGGCGCTGCTTGGCACCATCATGTTCTGGAATGATTGGTTCAACTCGCTTTTGTTCATCCGATCCGAGGATAAGTATCCCATTCAATATCTGATGCTGCGTGTGCTTAACGATGTTCAGTATTTGCGCTCCAACGTGCAGCTAGCCGCACAAAATCCGGAGCTGATGAAGAATCTGCCCGACGAGTCGCTGCAGATGGCGCTCGCTGTCGTGTGCATGGGGCCGCTGCTGATGATCTACCCGTTCTTCCAGAAATACTTCGTCAAGGGCCTTACTGTCGGCGCGGTCAAAGGCTGA
- a CDS encoding SGNH/GDSL hydrolase family protein — protein sequence MESKEKTVLFQGDSITDAGRPREQGASALGQGYVNFIAGKLGFELADTRHRFVNRGISGNRVSDLYARWNEDAIYLKPDIISILIGVNDVWRIMHKLPEGASDRFERAYRHLLDETREVLPNTGLILCEPFILQAGIAVEGWEEWRGHLDGYRRIVAKLAEQYDAVFVGLQEQFDQAALRRDPAYWLNDGVHPTAAGHELIAREWIRAVQSSRLALS from the coding sequence ATGGAGAGCAAAGAGAAAACGGTATTGTTCCAAGGGGATTCCATTACCGATGCGGGTCGGCCAAGAGAACAAGGCGCATCGGCGCTAGGGCAAGGCTATGTCAATTTTATCGCGGGAAAGCTCGGCTTTGAGCTGGCGGACACCCGGCACCGGTTCGTAAATAGAGGGATAAGCGGCAATCGCGTCTCCGACCTCTATGCCAGATGGAACGAGGACGCGATTTATCTGAAGCCGGATATCATCAGTATACTGATCGGCGTCAACGATGTATGGCGCATTATGCACAAGCTGCCGGAGGGAGCGAGCGACCGGTTCGAGCGCGCATACCGTCATCTGCTGGACGAGACGAGGGAGGTCCTGCCGAATACGGGATTAATCTTGTGCGAGCCGTTTATCTTGCAGGCAGGAATTGCCGTCGAGGGCTGGGAGGAGTGGCGCGGCCATCTGGACGGCTATCGGCGTATCGTGGCAAAGCTCGCCGAGCAATACGACGCCGTCTTCGTCGGACTTCAGGAGCAATTCGATCAGGCTGCTCTGCGGCGGGATCCCGCCTATTGGCTGAATGACGGCGTACATCCGACCGCGGCGGGACATGAGCTCATAGCCAGAGAATGGATCAGAGCTGTGCAAAGCAGTCGTCTTGCGCTCTCATAG
- the ftsX gene encoding permease-like cell division protein FtsX — protein MKFSTILRHMREGVKNIIRNGWMSFASMSSIFISLFILGIFVLLAMNVNHMASQIESKVQIKVYLQTNVEDAKVTELQNKIGNIQEVSKVTVVSKEEGLALLKEAMGEENGDWLEGYNNDNNPLPVSYVVEVFDPQTVETVAAQINAINQGDETLPISKVKYGEGYVQQLFKVTNAVRNIGFVIVIGLGVTAMFLISNTIKMTIINRRREIGIMKLVGATNAFIRWPFFIEGALIGFISSVVTTALVLLSYKQVIELTQLDLSLMMIAMVPMEEAGWMTAVLIVTVGTLIGIWGSTISVRKYLKV, from the coding sequence ATGAAGTTTAGCACGATTCTCCGTCACATGCGCGAGGGTGTCAAGAATATTATTCGCAACGGCTGGATGTCCTTCGCTTCCATGAGCTCGATCTTTATCTCGTTGTTTATTCTCGGCATCTTCGTCCTGCTTGCGATGAACGTCAACCATATGGCTTCCCAGATCGAAAGCAAGGTGCAGATCAAGGTGTACCTGCAGACGAATGTGGAGGACGCCAAGGTTACGGAGCTTCAGAACAAAATCGGCAATATTCAAGAGGTCAGCAAGGTGACCGTCGTCTCCAAGGAGGAGGGCTTGGCCCTGCTCAAGGAAGCAATGGGCGAGGAAAACGGCGATTGGCTGGAGGGCTATAACAACGATAATAATCCGCTGCCGGTGTCGTATGTGGTAGAGGTGTTCGACCCTCAGACGGTAGAGACGGTCGCCGCTCAGATTAACGCAATTAATCAGGGGGATGAGACGCTCCCGATCTCCAAGGTCAAGTATGGCGAGGGGTATGTGCAGCAATTGTTCAAGGTGACGAATGCGGTCCGCAATATCGGCTTTGTCATTGTCATCGGTCTGGGGGTAACGGCTATGTTCCTGATCTCCAACACGATCAAGATGACAATTATTAATAGACGTCGGGAGATCGGCATTATGAAGCTGGTCGGCGCGACAAACGCTTTTATCCGCTGGCCCTTCTTCATCGAAGGCGCGTTGATCGGCTTCATCAGCTCCGTCGTTACAACGGCTCTTGTGCTCCTCAGCTACAAGCAGGTCATTGAGCTGACGCAGCTGGACTTGTCGCTGATGATGATCGCTATGGTCCCTATGGAGGAAGCGGGCTGGATGACGGCAGTCCTGATTGTTACGGTTGGAACGTTGATTGGCATTTGGGGAAGCACCATTTCGGTACGCAAGTATTTGAAAGTGTAG
- a CDS encoding peptidoglycan DD-metalloendopeptidase family protein has translation MKKMKKLGLVMIAGALVATISLQPSGGGGEVAQAATLSQIQKEISAANQKIKDAERKAADVARQKQNAEQEQKTIARKKEDVLAEINSLMKEIDKVAIEQSKKKAEKEAKQVELLQTGQDLELAEKRVVDREALLEARMRLMYSNGFVSYMDVLFSATSFSDFLDRFDALQTILDSDRDMVKRLKEDKELVAQKKVEVEAQFAELEVINQELMLKHADLVKKESEKEVLIASYNEKAEELSESIEEFEVISEEQEKLLVALAAQVSKLQAEEKRIKNPYSGGKLAMPIRDSYRVSSNFGTRIHPISGKKHTHTGIDFAAPQGTAIYAAESGVVIVSQNWSGYGNCIIIDHGNGLWTLYGHIMNGGLLVDVGDEVKRGDKIAKVGSTGNSTGPHLHFEVRKNEVPVNPGGYLK, from the coding sequence ATGAAGAAGATGAAGAAGCTTGGCTTGGTGATGATCGCCGGTGCGCTGGTTGCAACTATATCCCTGCAGCCTTCGGGAGGCGGCGGGGAAGTCGCGCAAGCCGCGACACTCTCTCAGATTCAGAAGGAAATCAGCGCGGCCAACCAGAAGATCAAGGATGCGGAGCGCAAGGCGGCGGATGTCGCCAGGCAGAAGCAGAACGCGGAGCAGGAGCAGAAGACGATCGCCCGCAAGAAGGAAGACGTGCTGGCTGAGATCAACTCGCTGATGAAGGAAATCGACAAGGTTGCGATCGAGCAATCCAAGAAGAAGGCGGAGAAGGAAGCCAAGCAGGTGGAGCTTCTTCAGACCGGCCAGGATCTGGAGCTGGCGGAGAAGCGAGTCGTCGATCGCGAGGCGCTGCTGGAGGCGCGTATGCGGCTCATGTATTCGAATGGTTTTGTGTCTTATATGGACGTGCTGTTCAGCGCGACAAGCTTCTCGGATTTCCTGGACCGGTTCGACGCGCTGCAGACGATTCTGGACTCCGACCGCGATATGGTGAAGCGGCTGAAGGAAGACAAGGAGCTCGTCGCGCAGAAGAAGGTAGAGGTAGAGGCGCAGTTCGCGGAGCTTGAGGTGATCAATCAGGAGCTGATGCTGAAGCATGCGGACCTCGTGAAGAAGGAATCGGAGAAGGAAGTGCTGATCGCCAGCTATAACGAGAAGGCAGAGGAGCTCTCTGAGTCCATCGAGGAGTTCGAGGTGATCAGCGAGGAGCAGGAGAAGTTGCTCGTAGCATTGGCTGCGCAGGTGTCGAAGCTGCAGGCGGAAGAGAAGCGGATCAAAAATCCGTATAGCGGCGGCAAGCTGGCTATGCCAATTCGGGACAGCTACCGGGTGTCCTCGAACTTCGGTACGCGGATCCATCCCATCTCGGGCAAAAAGCACACGCACACTGGCATCGATTTTGCCGCTCCGCAGGGGACGGCCATCTATGCGGCGGAATCCGGCGTTGTTATCGTGTCGCAGAACTGGAGCGGCTACGGCAACTGTATCATTATTGACCATGGCAATGGTCTCTGGACCCTGTACGGCCATATTATGAACGGCGGTCTACTGGTTGATGTTGGCGACGAGGTGAAGCGCGGCGACAAGATTGCCAAAGTGGGCAGCACCGGCAATTCCACAGGGCCTCATTTGCATTTTGAAGTGCGTAAAAACGAAGTTCCGGTTAATCCGGGCGGATATTTGAAGTAA
- a CDS encoding VanW family protein yields the protein MTKLRIMGMTAAALVLLAAVAGLLAVWKYAAQEVVPQGVTAGKLDIGGMGIDDAIALLDQYEKALLARSITVQANTAAGDNRSWGLAELGYQAEFAGAREALLRLRQGSIWERAKYRYGFKGDLTLSQTWDRDLFESALRRQWGWIERNESRNATRTITEDDEVIYTPHTDAYRLKLETLVAEAGNWAVVPEGTPLAAMQGDKSRFEAQLPVQAIHPAVTLDQLKEEGIQRRIMSFTTDFATSAEGRAYNVTITAQELNDWLLKPGEVFSYADLIAKVEKKHQYREASVILNGKFVTGVGGGICQVSSTLYQTALRAGLDIVERRNHSLPVGYLPLGHDATYATDAIDFKFRNSTGKSLLIRTEVKDRKITIKLFGTMAENESYEIESRTTDTLEPGTQQVVNRELPVGKSVVAQQGKLGYVVETFRILKRDGAEVSRERVSKDTYKAQPTIIEVGPSSLDATPAPSATPAPGESIVEDGV from the coding sequence ATGACGAAGCTGAGAATAATGGGGATGACAGCCGCTGCACTGGTGCTGCTGGCCGCTGTTGCGGGGCTGCTGGCGGTGTGGAAATATGCGGCGCAGGAGGTCGTGCCCCAAGGGGTGACGGCTGGCAAGCTGGACATTGGCGGGATGGGCATCGACGATGCGATCGCGCTGCTGGATCAGTACGAGAAAGCGCTGCTGGCGAGGAGCATTACCGTTCAGGCCAATACGGCGGCGGGAGATAATCGAAGCTGGGGGCTGGCGGAGCTGGGCTATCAGGCGGAGTTCGCCGGCGCGCGCGAGGCGCTGCTGAGGCTGCGGCAAGGAAGCATCTGGGAACGGGCCAAATATCGCTATGGGTTCAAGGGTGATCTGACCCTCAGCCAAACCTGGGACCGCGACCTGTTCGAATCCGCGCTGCGCAGGCAGTGGGGCTGGATCGAGCGCAATGAATCGAGGAATGCGACCCGAACCATAACGGAGGACGATGAAGTCATCTATACGCCCCATACGGATGCGTATCGCTTGAAGCTGGAGACGCTGGTCGCCGAGGCCGGCAACTGGGCGGTTGTGCCGGAAGGAACGCCGCTTGCTGCGATGCAAGGCGACAAGTCTCGCTTCGAGGCGCAGCTCCCGGTTCAGGCCATTCATCCTGCGGTGACGCTCGACCAGCTGAAGGAAGAGGGCATACAGCGGCGAATCATGTCGTTCACCACGGATTTCGCGACAAGCGCGGAGGGCAGAGCTTACAATGTTACCATTACGGCTCAGGAGCTGAATGACTGGCTGCTGAAGCCGGGCGAGGTGTTCTCCTACGCCGATCTCATCGCCAAGGTAGAGAAGAAGCATCAATATCGCGAGGCGTCGGTTATACTGAACGGCAAGTTCGTGACAGGGGTTGGCGGAGGCATCTGCCAGGTGTCCAGCACGTTGTATCAGACCGCGCTTCGCGCAGGACTGGACATCGTCGAGCGGCGCAATCACTCCCTGCCGGTCGGCTACCTGCCGCTTGGCCATGACGCCACCTATGCAACGGACGCAATTGACTTCAAATTCCGCAACTCAACGGGCAAGTCCCTGCTGATCCGGACAGAAGTGAAGGATCGGAAGATTACGATCAAGCTGTTCGGCACCATGGCGGAGAATGAAAGCTACGAGATCGAATCCAGAACCACGGATACGCTGGAGCCCGGCACACAGCAGGTGGTGAACCGCGAGCTTCCCGTTGGCAAAAGCGTCGTCGCGCAGCAAGGCAAGCTTGGCTACGTCGTGGAGACGTTCCGCATCTTGAAGCGAGACGGCGCTGAGGTTTCCCGCGAGCGGGTCTCCAAGGACACCTACAAGGCTCAGCCGACCATCATCGAGGTCGGCCCTTCATCGCTGGACGCGACGCCTGCCCCCTCCGCCACCCCTGCTCCAGGCGAGTCAATTGTGGAGGATGGCGTGTAG